The Pseudarthrobacter defluvii DNA window ACGGCGTAGGGTTCCGGTCCGAGCGCGGGCCCATCCTCATTGCCCTGATGCTGTCCACGGGACTCGTGGCCATCGACTCCACCATCGTGGCCACGGCGGTTCCGTCGATCGTCCGCGACATCGGGGGGTTCTCCTCCTTCCCCTGGCTGTTCTCCGCCTACCTGCTGGCGCAGGCGGTGTCAGTGCCCATCTACGGCAAGCTTTCGGATATGGCCGGCCGCAAGCCCATCATCCTCACCGGCATTGGCCTGTTCCTGTTCGGCTCCGTCCTGTGCGGCGTGGCCTGGAGCATGCCCTCGCTGATCGCCTTCCGCGCACTGCAGGGACTCGGTGCCGGCGCGGTACTGCCGGTCGCCGTCACCATCGCGGGTGACATTTACACCCTGCAGGAGCGCGCCAAGGTCCAGGGCTACCTGGCCAGCGTCTGGGCCATCTCCTCCGTGGTGGGCCCCAGCCTGGGCGGCGTCTTCTCCGCGCTGGGCATCTGGCGCGGGATCTTCCTGGTCAACGTCCCGCTCTGCCTGCTGGCCGGGTGGATGCTGGTCCGCACCCTGCACGAGAACGTGGAACGCGCCACCCACAAGGTGGACTACGCCGGCGCCGTCCTGCTGGCCGGATCGCTCGGCCTGCTCATCCTCGGTGCCCTCCAGGGCGGGCAGGCCTGGGCCTGGAACTCGCCCATCAGCATCGGCGTGTTTGCGGTCGGCGCAGTCCTGCTGGTGGCATTCCTCCTGGTGGAACGCCGGGCCGCGGAGCCCATCCTTCCGGCCTGGGTGGTGTCCCGGCGCCTGCTGGCCACCACCGCGCTGGTCTCCTTCGGCGTTGGCGCAGTAATGATCGGCCTGACCTCCTACGTGCCCACCTTCCTGGAAGGCGCGCTGTCCTCCTCGCCGCTGGTGGCAGGCCTGGCGCTCGCCGCCCTGACGCTCGGCTGGCCGCTGAGCGCCTCGCAGGCCGGGAAGTTCTACCTGCGGATCGGCTTCAAGCCCACCGCGCTGATCGGCATCGCCATCTCGGTGGCGGGACTGCTGATCCTGTCGCTGACCGCCTTCACGCCCAACGTGGCGCTGATCGCCGTCAGCTGCTTCGTCGTCGGGCTCGGCCTGGGCCTGCTGGCCACACCCACGCTGATCGCCGCGCAGTCCAGCGTGCCCTGGCACGAACGCGGCGTGGTGACGAGCACCAACATGTTTGCCCGGTCCATCGGCAGCGCCCTGGGC harbors:
- a CDS encoding MFS transporter; this translates as MADAKDGVGFRSERGPILIALMLSTGLVAIDSTIVATAVPSIVRDIGGFSSFPWLFSAYLLAQAVSVPIYGKLSDMAGRKPIILTGIGLFLFGSVLCGVAWSMPSLIAFRALQGLGAGAVLPVAVTIAGDIYTLQERAKVQGYLASVWAISSVVGPSLGGVFSALGIWRGIFLVNVPLCLLAGWMLVRTLHENVERATHKVDYAGAVLLAGSLGLLILGALQGGQAWAWNSPISIGVFAVGAVLLVAFLLVERRAAEPILPAWVVSRRLLATTALVSFGVGAVMIGLTSYVPTFLEGALSSSPLVAGLALAALTLGWPLSASQAGKFYLRIGFKPTALIGIAISVAGLLILSLTAFTPNVALIAVSCFVVGLGLGLLATPTLIAAQSSVPWHERGVVTSTNMFARSIGSALGVAVFGAVANSIYGGSSGGDADPATVISASAAVFLAALVAGLLTVAAVLAMPAVKADKVEKAGEEAAAGDSTESPAAAEPRDEQVSGTAERHNS